One segment of Metallosphaera cuprina Ar-4 DNA contains the following:
- a CDS encoding GTP cyclohydrolase IIa, whose protein sequence is MKTLVVELYNYREWTEILGYDREWKIQTIQFSLLSSILWKASMIGGMLLPLRYDQFILTADGIPNSKLKEFLTFMSRLTPVNIRACLGYGKTPLAAQESGYNCIKQLEPGRFELSPFPDSLVSIAHYDLNDFTSLTNNTSTYRSFFEAQKFFMDILSYTYSLGGLAQYMGGDNVIVLLNPDAIDQIVANVENSKLIKVGIGIGKNAREALRNATKALTDIRSTRRETWKLLRE, encoded by the coding sequence ATGAAAACTCTTGTGGTTGAACTCTACAACTACAGAGAGTGGACAGAGATTTTAGGATATGATAGAGAATGGAAAATTCAGACAATCCAGTTCTCTCTTCTTTCCTCGATTCTATGGAAAGCCTCAATGATCGGAGGCATGTTACTGCCTTTAAGATATGACCAGTTTATATTAACGGCCGACGGAATTCCTAACTCCAAACTCAAGGAGTTCTTAACCTTCATGTCAAGGCTCACTCCGGTCAATATTAGAGCTTGTCTAGGATATGGAAAGACTCCTTTAGCTGCACAGGAGAGCGGATACAACTGTATAAAGCAGTTAGAGCCAGGGAGGTTCGAGTTATCCCCTTTTCCAGACTCTTTAGTTAGTATAGCACATTACGATCTAAACGATTTTACAAGCCTAACGAATAATACCTCTACTTACAGGTCATTCTTTGAGGCACAGAAGTTCTTTATGGACATCTTAAGCTATACTTACTCTCTAGGCGGTTTAGCCCAATACATGGGAGGAGATAATGTTATAGTTCTCCTCAATCCGGACGCAATAGACCAGATAGTAGCAAACGTAGAAAACAGTAAGTTAATAAAGGTAGGAATAGGTATAGGGAAAAACGCTAGAGAGGCGCTAAGGAACGCTACAAAAGCCTTAACTGATATCAGAAGCACTAGGAGAGAGACTTGGAAGCTCCTTCGAGAATAA
- the rpoA2 gene encoding DNA-directed RNA polymerase subunit A'' translates to MIREEDKEYLDTQLARLNETIPPSIISKLRDTIINSPVDITREDINEIIDLTIKDYLSSLAHPGEAIGVVAAQSIGEPGTQMTLRTFHFAGVRELNVTLGLPRLIEIVDSRKIPSTPMMTIYLTSEYAKDKDKALEVARRIEYTRVEHVVEAVNLDVAGMGIILKFDRELLEDKGLTTDDIEKVIKKLKLGEYSIDRPDDYTISIYFENMDTITGLFKIREKILSTKIKGIKGIKRAIVQKRGEEYVIVTDGSNLEGVLGVKGVDVSRIETNNLHEVENVLGIEAVRELITKEIKKVLEDQGLDVDIRHIELVSDIMTRTGEVKQIGRHGVTGEKTSVLARAAFEVTVKHLLDAAARGDMEEFKGVVENIIIGQPVKLGTGMVELLMKPANR, encoded by the coding sequence ATGATTAGGGAAGAAGACAAGGAATATCTAGACACCCAATTAGCTAGGTTGAACGAAACTATACCTCCTTCCATTATCTCAAAGCTGAGGGACACAATAATCAATTCACCAGTTGATATAACTAGAGAAGACATAAACGAAATAATAGATCTAACGATTAAGGACTATCTTAGCTCTCTAGCTCATCCCGGTGAGGCTATTGGTGTCGTAGCAGCACAGTCTATAGGTGAACCAGGAACGCAGATGACATTAAGGACTTTCCATTTTGCAGGAGTAAGGGAATTAAACGTTACCTTAGGTTTGCCTCGTCTTATAGAGATTGTAGATTCCCGGAAAATTCCGTCAACCCCTATGATGACCATCTATTTAACTTCCGAGTATGCCAAAGACAAGGACAAAGCCCTAGAAGTAGCTAGAAGAATCGAATACACTAGAGTAGAACATGTTGTCGAAGCAGTGAACTTAGACGTTGCAGGCATGGGAATAATCCTTAAGTTTGATAGGGAGTTACTAGAAGACAAGGGTCTTACAACCGATGATATAGAAAAAGTTATTAAAAAACTTAAACTTGGTGAATATTCAATAGATAGACCTGATGACTATACTATCTCCATTTATTTTGAAAATATGGATACGATAACGGGCTTATTTAAAATTAGAGAAAAGATATTGTCTACTAAAATTAAAGGCATAAAAGGAATCAAAAGGGCAATTGTACAAAAAAGGGGCGAAGAGTACGTCATAGTTACGGACGGATCCAATCTGGAGGGTGTGTTAGGAGTGAAAGGTGTTGACGTTTCAAGAATAGAGACCAATAACTTACATGAAGTAGAAAATGTACTAGGCATAGAAGCTGTAAGGGAGCTCATCACAAAGGAGATAAAGAAGGTCTTAGAGGATCAGGGTCTGGACGTAGATATAAGGCATATAGAACTCGTTTCAGACATAATGACTAGAACTGGAGAGGTTAAGCAAATTGGAAGGCATGGGGTGACAGGAGAGAAAACTAGCGTATTAGCAAGAGCTGCTTTCGAAGTTACGGTTAAGCATCTCTTGGATGCGGCAGCTAGAGGGGATATGGAAGAATTCAAAGGAGTGGTAGAAAACATTATTATAGGGCAACCAGTAAAGCTTGGTACGGGAATGGTTGAACTTTTAATGAAACCCGCAAATAGGTGA
- a CDS encoding DUF2208 domain-containing protein — translation MSSATPNPYNWKFALISQTYLIVISIVLGFYPKYFLEAFLSYFIVIMAITFSMTYRSNPMLRDRKLMMEAANSNVLFEEKNANELVMKDEEYQKEYMQFAKKNMMMLFSYLIYIVVLFFVYGYVSKFATSQVDPYYRLAVYLIYFEIIYLFGFFVYRRLFKPSMMSTMAPLSYKVTEKGIIGSGGMSIFLHAKHLLSSTISVNREKKYVEIDSKEAKYPYKIRLYAKDLDKLLDMIERVKRLELKRQSSQTS, via the coding sequence ATGTCATCGGCGACACCGAATCCCTATAACTGGAAATTCGCTTTGATCAGCCAAACTTACTTAATAGTAATTTCAATTGTATTAGGATTCTATCCAAAATATTTCTTAGAAGCGTTTCTTTCATATTTTATAGTTATTATGGCAATAACTTTTTCAATGACATATAGGTCTAACCCCATGCTTAGAGATAGAAAGCTCATGATGGAGGCAGCAAACTCTAATGTCCTCTTTGAAGAGAAAAACGCTAACGAACTTGTAATGAAAGATGAGGAATATCAGAAAGAGTATATGCAATTTGCGAAAAAGAATATGATGATGCTCTTCTCCTATTTAATCTATATAGTAGTCTTATTCTTCGTGTATGGATATGTGTCGAAATTTGCGACATCTCAAGTTGATCCTTATTATAGACTGGCTGTATATTTAATTTATTTTGAAATAATATATCTGTTTGGATTCTTCGTGTATAGAAGGCTGTTCAAGCCGAGCATGATGTCAACTATGGCTCCTTTGAGCTATAAAGTAACCGAAAAGGGAATAATAGGAAGTGGAGGAATGTCTATTTTCTTGCATGCTAAGCACCTTCTTAGTTCAACAATATCAGTTAATAGAGAAAAGAAGTACGTAGAGATAGACTCGAAAGAGGCGAAATATCCGTATAAGATAAGACTTTATGCCAAGGATTTAGATAAATTACTTGATATGATAGAAAGGGTAAAAAGATTGGAACTAAAGAGACAGTCCTCGCAGACTAGCTAA
- a CDS encoding 3,4-dihydroxy-2-butanone-4-phosphate synthase → MSLRSDLRKNLEAGLPLLLYDFDGREEEVDMVFYGGAVTWKSIRTLRSMAGGLICYATGKEEAEALGIPFQVDLLRSNNELAKLVKRPKYQDEPAFSVWVNHVETKTGISDEDRAITIRKLHEIIKDILKGKQARDIFYNEFYSPGHVPILISRGIGARRGHTELSITLVEQLGLERSVVFAEMLDEKTSLKKDDAMKIARSNGFIFLEGKEILKGVLA, encoded by the coding sequence ATGTCTCTCCGTTCCGATCTTAGGAAAAACCTGGAAGCTGGACTCCCTTTGTTACTGTATGATTTTGACGGTAGAGAAGAGGAAGTGGATATGGTTTTTTACGGAGGTGCGGTAACGTGGAAAAGCATAAGGACACTCAGGTCGATGGCTGGAGGTCTAATATGCTATGCCACAGGGAAAGAGGAGGCCGAAGCGTTAGGAATTCCGTTTCAGGTGGATTTACTGAGATCAAACAACGAGTTAGCCAAACTCGTTAAAAGACCGAAATATCAGGACGAACCGGCCTTTTCCGTATGGGTCAATCACGTGGAGACTAAAACAGGGATTTCAGATGAGGATAGGGCGATAACAATTAGAAAACTACACGAGATAATTAAAGATATACTAAAAGGCAAGCAAGCAAGAGATATATTCTACAACGAATTTTACTCTCCAGGTCACGTTCCAATATTAATCTCCAGAGGAATAGGGGCTAGACGAGGCCATACAGAGCTTAGTATAACGCTAGTTGAACAATTAGGATTGGAAAGAAGTGTAGTGTTTGCTGAAATGTTAGACGAGAAAACTAGTCTGAAGAAAGATGATGCAATGAAGATAGCCAGGAGTAACGGTTTCATTTTCCTTGAGGGAAAGGAGATTCTGAAAGGTGTATTAGCTTGA
- a CDS encoding 30S ribosomal protein S12, whose protein sequence is MADKSPKGIFAARKLKLRRLKFRWSQRKFKIRMLRLKKRFDPLQGAPMARGVVLEKVGIESRQPNSAVRKCVRVQLVKNSRVVTAFVPGDGGVNFIDEHDEVIIAGIGGTLGRSMGDLPGVRFKVIMVNGVSLDSLYKGKKQKPVR, encoded by the coding sequence TTGGCAGATAAATCGCCTAAAGGTATATTCGCGGCTAGAAAACTAAAGTTAAGAAGGTTAAAATTTAGGTGGAGTCAGAGGAAATTTAAGATAAGGATGTTACGACTCAAGAAGAGATTTGATCCTCTTCAAGGAGCACCTATGGCCAGAGGAGTAGTTCTAGAGAAAGTAGGAATAGAGTCCAGACAACCCAACTCGGCCGTAAGGAAGTGTGTCAGAGTTCAGTTAGTAAAGAACAGCAGGGTCGTCACGGCTTTCGTTCCTGGAGATGGTGGAGTTAATTTCATAGATGAGCACGACGAAGTGATAATTGCAGGTATAGGCGGTACGTTGGGTAGATCAATGGGTGATTTACCTGGAGTAAGATTTAAAGTAATAATGGTTAATGGCGTTTCTCTAGATTCACTTTACAAAGGCAAGAAACAGAAACCAGTGAGATGA
- the tuf gene encoding translation elongation factor EF-1 subunit alpha, with product MSQKPHLNLIVIGHVDHGKSTLVGRLLMERGFLDEKTIKEAEEAAKKLGKESEKYAFLLDKLKEERERGVTINLTFMKFETKKYFFTIIDAPGHRDFVKNMITGASQADAAILAVSARKGEFESGMSIEGQTREHIILAKTMGLNQVIVAITKMDVAEPPYDQKRFNEVKDTIEKFMKSFGFDMSKVKFIPVVSITGENVTKRSENMKWYTGPTLEEALDMLEIPPKPVDKPLRLPIQEVYSISGVGTVPVGRVESGVMKVGDKIVFMPAGKAAEVRSIETHHTKLDKAEPGDNIGFNVRGIDKKDVKRGDVVGHATNPPTVADEFTARIIVVWHPTALAVGYTPVLHVHTASIACRVSEIVARLDPKTGKEAEKNPQFIKQGESAIVKFKPIKPLCVEKFSDFPPLGRFAMRDMGKTVGVGVINDVKPSKVEIK from the coding sequence ATGTCTCAAAAGCCGCACTTGAATTTGATTGTCATAGGCCATGTAGATCACGGAAAAAGTACTCTAGTTGGAAGATTACTAATGGAAAGAGGTTTTCTCGATGAGAAAACTATAAAAGAAGCTGAGGAAGCCGCTAAGAAGTTAGGTAAAGAATCAGAGAAATATGCATTCTTACTTGATAAACTTAAAGAGGAAAGGGAAAGAGGTGTAACAATAAATCTTACTTTCATGAAATTTGAGACCAAGAAATACTTCTTCACAATTATCGATGCCCCTGGACATAGAGATTTCGTTAAGAACATGATAACTGGAGCTAGCCAAGCAGACGCTGCCATACTCGCTGTATCGGCGAGGAAGGGAGAATTCGAGTCAGGAATGAGTATTGAGGGACAAACTAGGGAACACATAATTTTAGCAAAGACAATGGGCTTGAACCAGGTGATAGTCGCTATAACTAAGATGGATGTAGCTGAACCTCCATACGATCAAAAGAGGTTTAATGAGGTAAAGGATACAATCGAAAAGTTCATGAAATCCTTTGGCTTTGATATGTCTAAGGTTAAATTCATTCCAGTAGTATCAATTACAGGCGAGAACGTAACTAAGAGATCGGAAAACATGAAATGGTACACTGGTCCCACTCTAGAGGAAGCTCTAGATATGCTTGAAATTCCTCCGAAACCTGTTGACAAACCATTGAGGTTACCTATTCAAGAGGTATACTCTATATCAGGTGTAGGAACAGTCCCAGTCGGTAGGGTAGAAAGCGGTGTAATGAAAGTTGGTGATAAGATAGTTTTTATGCCTGCAGGTAAGGCCGCAGAGGTCAGATCCATTGAAACTCATCACACGAAGCTAGATAAAGCTGAGCCAGGGGATAACATTGGTTTCAACGTAAGAGGAATAGATAAGAAAGATGTTAAGAGGGGAGACGTTGTGGGTCACGCAACCAATCCTCCAACTGTAGCTGACGAGTTCACAGCAAGGATAATAGTAGTATGGCATCCAACGGCTCTAGCAGTAGGTTACACACCTGTCCTCCATGTACATACAGCAAGTATAGCTTGTAGAGTTTCTGAAATAGTTGCAAGGTTGGATCCAAAGACTGGTAAGGAAGCTGAGAAAAATCCACAGTTCATAAAGCAAGGAGAATCTGCGATAGTAAAGTTTAAGCCGATCAAACCTCTGTGTGTAGAAAAGTTCAGTGACTTCCCACCTTTAGGAAGATTTGCAATGAGAGATATGGGTAAAACAGTGGGTGTAGGAGTAATAAACGACGTTAAACCTTCAAAGGTGGAAATAAAGTAA
- a CDS encoding 50S ribosomal protein L30e: MSQSITFESEIKVLLKTGKVILGNKRSTKAMKLGKLKGLIIASTLRSDIRNDIMRYAHLGNIPVVEFKGSGWELGTLVGKPFLISVIGIEDTGDSQILKLANS; this comes from the coding sequence ATGTCACAATCAATAACATTTGAGTCAGAGATTAAAGTCCTTCTAAAAACAGGTAAGGTAATCCTAGGAAATAAAAGGTCAACGAAGGCAATGAAGCTAGGTAAGCTAAAGGGATTAATAATTGCTTCAACTCTTAGGAGCGATATTAGGAACGATATAATGAGATACGCGCATTTAGGTAATATACCTGTTGTAGAGTTCAAAGGAAGTGGATGGGAACTAGGAACGCTAGTAGGTAAACCGTTTTTAATATCTGTTATTGGTATAGAGGATACAGGTGACTCACAGATACTAAAGTTAGCGAATTCATAA
- a CDS encoding bifunctional nuclease family protein, translating to MTGEEHEFISVSKVDAFISPMNGVPVIVCYLEDGREFNLFYVPPDIVNAINKLLKNDSNESNNLSELARRETVYDIISFIPEVTEELEKRITQVTVDDILDDIYLATVELNFGGLIIQKRMIPSHAIYLALLTKKPIKVKRELVDKSTERSSR from the coding sequence ATGACTGGAGAAGAACATGAATTCATTAGCGTGAGTAAAGTTGACGCTTTCATTTCTCCAATGAACGGAGTGCCTGTTATTGTGTGCTACCTTGAAGACGGAAGAGAGTTTAATCTTTTCTACGTGCCTCCAGATATCGTGAATGCTATAAATAAATTATTGAAAAACGATTCGAATGAATCCAATAACCTTTCTGAACTAGCTCGTAGAGAGACTGTCTATGATATAATATCATTTATACCAGAAGTTACAGAAGAATTAGAAAAAAGGATCACTCAAGTGACCGTGGATGACATATTAGATGATATATATTTGGCTACCGTTGAGCTGAATTTTGGAGGGCTAATTATCCAAAAGAGAATGATACCGAGTCATGCAATATACCTTGCGTTGCTCACGAAAAAGCCAATAAAGGTAAAAAGAGAGCTTGTTGACAAATCAACTGAAAGAAGTAGCAGATAA
- a CDS encoding cobyrinate a,c-diamide synthase, giving the protein MFPRIIISSDRSGSGKTLISSGLMMSLSKRFKVRGFKVGPDYIDLGYHKLATGSPSINLDLFIMGEEGVLRSLVKYSKGYDISVIEGVMGLYDGHNDEYSTFRLSEVTSTPIVLVIDCSAMGTTAAAVIHGLIHFGNAKIKGVIFNKISSEFHFNYCRSKVRDVKILGYIPRLSISVPSRHLGLFTVETNRRALDAIREISKSIDSNVDVDELINIASSAPDISINEQESLNERRDRERRKKTIAIAYDSAFSFYYQESLDLLSRNFDLKFFSPINNEKVEGADMIYLGGGYPELFVKELSSSLDTIKWIKNSVSSNVPLLAECGGLMYLSTYIRTQEGKFNMANLYDIGIGLGRLTIGYRYADALKDTFLAKAGDTIRGHEFHVSSPEYVNEKDFVLKHRNGKGVTNGLDGVKINNSIASYLHVHLASLRGLSL; this is encoded by the coding sequence ATGTTTCCACGAATAATTATATCATCTGATAGGAGCGGATCTGGTAAGACGTTAATATCCTCAGGTCTGATGATGTCTTTATCTAAGAGGTTTAAAGTAAGAGGATTTAAAGTTGGGCCAGATTACATTGACCTAGGGTATCATAAACTTGCTACAGGCTCCCCTTCAATTAATCTTGATTTATTCATTATGGGAGAGGAAGGCGTACTTAGGTCTCTAGTTAAATACTCCAAGGGGTATGATATTTCAGTAATTGAAGGGGTAATGGGTCTCTATGACGGACATAATGATGAGTATAGTACGTTTAGATTATCTGAAGTTACATCAACTCCTATTGTCCTCGTTATAGATTGTAGTGCAATGGGAACAACAGCAGCGGCAGTAATACATGGACTTATCCACTTTGGAAACGCTAAAATCAAGGGAGTTATATTCAACAAAATTAGCTCAGAGTTCCACTTCAACTATTGTAGAAGTAAGGTAAGAGATGTTAAGATTTTGGGTTATATTCCTAGACTTAGCATCTCTGTACCGTCTAGGCATCTAGGTCTCTTCACGGTAGAAACTAATAGAAGAGCGTTAGACGCTATAAGGGAAATATCAAAATCTATTGATTCTAACGTAGATGTGGATGAGCTTATAAATATCGCTAGTTCGGCTCCTGATATATCGATTAATGAGCAGGAATCTCTTAATGAAAGACGTGATAGGGAGAGGAGGAAGAAAACTATTGCAATAGCTTACGATTCAGCATTTTCGTTCTATTATCAGGAGAGCTTGGACCTACTTAGCAGAAATTTCGATTTGAAATTCTTTAGTCCAATAAATAATGAGAAGGTCGAAGGAGCCGATATGATATATCTTGGTGGAGGATATCCAGAGCTTTTTGTCAAGGAACTTTCCTCCTCTTTAGATACAATTAAATGGATTAAAAACTCGGTATCCAGTAACGTTCCATTATTAGCCGAATGTGGTGGCTTAATGTACCTTTCAACTTATATTAGGACCCAGGAAGGAAAGTTCAATATGGCGAATCTATATGACATAGGTATAGGCTTAGGTAGGCTGACGATAGGTTATAGATATGCTGACGCTCTTAAAGACACGTTCCTTGCTAAGGCTGGAGATACAATAAGGGGCCACGAATTTCACGTGTCTTCACCTGAATATGTAAACGAGAAAGACTTCGTCCTTAAACATAGGAACGGTAAAGGCGTAACTAATGGTTTAGACGGAGTCAAAATAAATAACTCTATAGCTTCTTATCTTCACGTACATTTAGCTAGTCTGCGAGGACTGTCTCTTTAG
- the ribC gene encoding riboflavin synthase — MERIYGVADTTFSRVNMGEIAIKVIRKEDPDSQISRYTVPGIKDLPVAAKKLIDSGCNGVITLGWVGKTQLDKYSYLAASIGLIFVQISTSRHVIDVTVHEDEAEDEETLREIAIDRAKKHSVNLVKLIKDGGNALTEMAGKGLRQGYSNAGSID, encoded by the coding sequence ATTGAAAGAATTTACGGTGTCGCGGATACAACTTTTTCAAGAGTCAACATGGGGGAGATAGCTATAAAAGTTATAAGGAAGGAAGATCCCGACTCTCAAATATCTAGATACACAGTTCCTGGTATCAAGGATTTACCCGTAGCGGCAAAAAAGTTGATCGATTCTGGATGCAATGGTGTTATAACCTTAGGCTGGGTGGGTAAAACTCAGTTAGACAAGTATAGTTATTTAGCTGCGAGTATAGGCCTCATCTTTGTTCAGATATCCACCTCTAGACATGTTATAGACGTCACTGTACATGAAGATGAGGCTGAGGATGAGGAGACTCTTAGAGAAATAGCAATAGATAGGGCGAAGAAACACTCTGTAAATCTGGTTAAGCTAATAAAGGATGGGGGAAACGCATTAACTGAAATGGCCGGTAAAGGATTGAGGCAGGGATATAGCAATGCAGGAAGCATCGATTAG
- a CDS encoding 30S ribosomal protein S7, whose protein sequence is MSYELSNLDIKIFGKWDNKVEIRDPSLKKYISLIPVYLPHSGGRHEHRRFGKAKVSIVERLINELMRPGKNKGKKILAYNIVKATFELIYARTGQNPLQVLVRAIENSAPREEVTRIMYGGIVYYVAVDVSPQRRVDLVLRHLVEGARQAAFNNPKPIEEALADELIAAASGDNKSFAIRKKEEMERIALSSR, encoded by the coding sequence ATGAGTTATGAACTATCAAATCTCGACATAAAGATATTCGGTAAGTGGGATAACAAAGTTGAAATAAGAGATCCAAGTCTTAAAAAGTATATTTCTTTGATCCCGGTTTATCTGCCTCATTCAGGAGGAAGACACGAGCATAGAAGGTTTGGGAAGGCCAAAGTCTCAATCGTAGAGAGGTTGATTAACGAGTTGATGAGACCTGGTAAAAACAAGGGAAAGAAAATACTAGCGTATAACATTGTGAAGGCCACGTTCGAACTGATATACGCCAGAACTGGTCAAAATCCTCTTCAAGTGTTAGTTAGGGCCATAGAAAATTCGGCTCCAAGAGAAGAAGTTACTAGAATAATGTACGGTGGTATAGTATATTACGTTGCGGTAGACGTTTCTCCTCAGAGGAGAGTAGATTTGGTCCTGCGCCATCTAGTAGAAGGAGCTCGTCAGGCCGCATTCAATAATCCGAAACCTATTGAGGAAGCGTTAGCAGATGAACTAATTGCAGCGGCCTCTGGAGACAACAAGAGCTTTGCTATAAGGAAGAAAGAGGAGATGGAAAGGATAGCCCTAAGCTCTAGATAG
- the ribH gene encoding 6,7-dimethyl-8-ribityllumazine synthase: protein MQEASIRIGIVVSEFNYDITHLMLDKALSHAKFLNAEVKSVFKVPGTFEIPLAVKHLASRDDIDCVVTLGAVIKGETKHDEIIAGQVARLISDLSLEFNKPISLGIIGPGATHEQAMERIEEYATRAVESAIKMSRRVRIAGQRPQVIE, encoded by the coding sequence ATGCAGGAAGCATCGATTAGAATAGGCATAGTTGTCTCGGAGTTCAATTACGACATCACGCACTTGATGCTAGATAAGGCACTATCTCATGCTAAGTTTTTAAATGCCGAGGTAAAGTCAGTGTTTAAGGTTCCTGGTACATTCGAAATCCCGCTAGCAGTGAAACATTTAGCCTCTAGGGATGATATAGACTGCGTAGTGACTTTAGGAGCTGTAATCAAAGGCGAAACAAAGCACGATGAGATCATCGCCGGTCAGGTAGCTAGGTTAATCTCAGATCTATCTTTGGAGTTCAACAAGCCAATATCGTTAGGCATTATAGGACCAGGCGCTACTCATGAACAAGCGATGGAAAGAATTGAAGAGTATGCGACTAGGGCAGTCGAATCTGCAATCAAGATGTCAAGGAGAGTGAGAATAGCAGGACAGAGACCACAGGTGATAGAATGA
- a CDS encoding NusA-like transcription termination signal-binding factor: MPEIKLTPEEMRYMSLFQDVTRVTVRDCIIDDEGNRIIFMVDPENMGIAIGKGGMNIKKLKKIIGKDIEVVAYSDNLEDLVKNLMSPARVRSVKTIDSNSRKTVHVSVDPQDKAIAIGKAGRNVSRAKIILKRYMDIDSVIIN, encoded by the coding sequence GTGCCAGAGATTAAGCTAACGCCTGAAGAGATGCGATATATGTCACTCTTTCAAGACGTTACTAGGGTAACTGTAAGAGACTGCATTATTGATGATGAAGGAAATAGAATAATATTCATGGTAGACCCAGAAAATATGGGTATAGCTATAGGAAAGGGAGGGATGAACATAAAGAAGCTAAAAAAGATAATTGGTAAGGACATAGAAGTTGTGGCGTATAGTGATAACCTTGAGGACCTTGTGAAGAACCTAATGTCTCCTGCACGAGTTAGAAGCGTTAAGACGATAGATAGCAATTCAAGGAAGACGGTTCACGTATCAGTTGATCCACAGGATAAGGCGATAGCTATAGGGAAAGCAGGAAGAAACGTAAGTCGTGCCAAAATAATTTTAAAAAGATATATGGACATAGACTCGGTGATCATTAACTAA
- the rpsJ gene encoding 30S ribosomal protein S10 → MPNKARIRLWSTNVNDLNYVVNQIKGIVDKTGVNMRGPIPLPTRRMEVPVMKLPHGEGRKKWEKWEMSLHKRIIDISADERVMRQLMRVKVPEDVYIEIQLI, encoded by the coding sequence ATGCCAAATAAAGCTAGAATACGATTGTGGAGCACTAACGTTAACGATCTAAATTACGTTGTGAATCAAATTAAGGGGATCGTAGATAAAACAGGAGTAAACATGAGGGGGCCAATTCCATTGCCAACCAGGCGTATGGAGGTTCCTGTAATGAAACTTCCACACGGAGAAGGTCGAAAAAAATGGGAAAAGTGGGAGATGTCCCTTCATAAGAGGATAATTGATATCTCCGCTGACGAGAGGGTAATGAGGCAACTAATGAGAGTTAAAGTTCCGGAGGATGTATACATAGAAATTCAACTGATCTAG